In Novipirellula caenicola, one genomic interval encodes:
- a CDS encoding gamma carbonic anhydrase family protein, with product MSARRIDPVFRPEQIDSSAFIADNVTICGDVTIEESSSVWFGSVVRGDTEYVKIGKRTNIQDLSLLHTDQGSPCVIGDDVTVGHSAVVHGAVVEDGALIGIRAVVLSRAKIGAGAIIGAGAVVTEGTVVPAGKLAVGVPAKVIADVSEEQRKRLIETAKHYVHSASVYKAAEKSK from the coding sequence ATGTCAGCTCGTCGAATTGATCCCGTGTTCCGGCCTGAGCAGATTGATTCGTCAGCGTTTATCGCGGACAACGTCACCATCTGTGGTGACGTGACCATCGAAGAATCCTCGAGCGTGTGGTTCGGATCGGTTGTTCGCGGAGATACCGAGTACGTCAAAATTGGCAAGCGGACCAACATCCAAGACTTGTCGCTGTTGCATACCGACCAAGGTTCGCCTTGCGTCATCGGTGACGATGTCACCGTGGGGCATTCGGCGGTCGTGCATGGTGCGGTGGTCGAAGACGGTGCGTTGATTGGGATCCGTGCCGTGGTGCTCAGCCGGGCCAAAATCGGCGCCGGTGCGATCATTGGTGCCGGAGCGGTGGTAACCGAGGGGACCGTGGTCCCCGCGGGCAAATTGGCCGTTGGCGTTCCCGCCAAAGTGATTGCCGATGTCAGCGAAGAACAGCGGAAGCGGTTGATCGAAACCGCCAAACACTACGTGCATTCGGCCAGCGTCTACAAAGCCGCAGAAAAATCAAAGTAG
- the accC gene encoding acetyl-CoA carboxylase biotin carboxylase subunit, giving the protein MIKKILIANRGEIALRVIRACREMGIGSVAVYSQADADSMHVKLADEAYCVGKPRSVDSYLKIDQIIAAAEVAGVDAIHPGYGFLAENAHFNEVCRSSGFEFIGPSPQAMEKLGDKNTARAMAIANNVPVVPGSDGLINDNAEAIEVAKKIGFPVLIKATAGGGGKGMRVAEDEKTLATAVSQARTEAEAAFGNGGVYLERYVGSPRHVEVQVIADSHGNVCHLFERDCSVQRRHQKLIEEAPSPSLPEERRIEICEAAVRMIRGAEYTNAATVEFIVDADNNFYFIEVNARIQVEHPVTEMITGIDLIKEQIRVAAGEKLSFTQEDVKCEGAAIECRINAEDPEKNFQPNPGRIDKMFVPGGLGVRFDSHVYAGYTVPPYYDSMIGKLIVHRPTRAEAIATMRRALREMQVEGICTTASFHDKVLQHLEFLEGRHDTKFVEREFLK; this is encoded by the coding sequence GTGATTAAAAAGATCCTGATTGCCAATCGTGGCGAGATTGCTCTGCGCGTGATCCGCGCTTGTCGTGAAATGGGAATCGGTTCGGTGGCGGTGTATAGCCAAGCCGATGCCGATTCGATGCACGTCAAATTGGCGGACGAAGCGTATTGCGTTGGTAAACCGCGTAGCGTTGACAGCTATCTAAAAATCGACCAAATCATCGCGGCCGCCGAAGTGGCCGGCGTGGATGCGATTCATCCCGGTTATGGCTTCTTGGCCGAAAACGCTCACTTCAACGAAGTGTGCCGGTCCAGCGGATTCGAGTTCATCGGTCCAAGCCCGCAAGCGATGGAAAAGTTGGGCGATAAGAATACCGCTCGCGCTATGGCCATCGCCAACAACGTTCCGGTCGTTCCCGGCAGCGATGGGTTGATCAACGACAACGCCGAAGCGATCGAAGTCGCCAAAAAAATTGGCTTCCCCGTTTTGATCAAAGCGACCGCTGGCGGCGGTGGGAAAGGGATGCGGGTTGCCGAGGACGAAAAAACGTTGGCGACCGCGGTTTCGCAAGCTCGTACCGAAGCCGAAGCGGCATTTGGTAACGGCGGCGTTTACCTGGAACGCTACGTCGGTTCGCCTCGTCACGTCGAAGTCCAAGTGATCGCCGATTCGCACGGCAACGTTTGCCATTTGTTCGAACGCGATTGCAGCGTCCAGCGACGGCATCAAAAGTTGATCGAAGAAGCGCCTAGTCCGAGTCTTCCGGAAGAGCGACGAATCGAAATCTGCGAAGCCGCTGTGAGAATGATCCGCGGAGCCGAGTATACCAATGCGGCCACGGTCGAATTCATTGTCGACGCCGACAACAATTTCTACTTCATCGAAGTGAACGCGCGAATTCAAGTCGAACATCCGGTCACCGAAATGATCACCGGAATCGATTTGATCAAAGAACAGATTCGCGTCGCCGCAGGCGAAAAACTTTCGTTCACTCAAGAAGATGTGAAATGCGAAGGTGCCGCGATTGAATGTCGCATCAATGCCGAAGACCCCGAGAAAAATTTCCAGCCCAATCCTGGACGCATCGACAAGATGTTTGTTCCCGGCGGTTTGGGCGTGCGGTTCGATTCGCACGTCTATGCCGGCTACACGGTGCCGCCCTACTACGATTCGATGATCGGAAAATTGATCGTTCATCGGCCCACCCGTGCCGAAGCGATCGCAACGATGCGGCGGGCGCTGCGGGAAATGCAAGTCGAAGGCATCTGCACGACGGCGTCCTTTCACGACAAAGTCTTGCAGCACCTCGAATTCCTCGAAGGTCGCCACGATACCAAGTTTGTTGAACGCGAATTCTTGAAGTAG
- the accB gene encoding acetyl-CoA carboxylase biotin carboxyl carrier protein codes for MSKGGKQSSDIFDIDRLRMIVELMEEHELSEVDLQQGDEKIKLNRGSAAPVYMPAAAAPAPAAASAPAAAPAAAAPPASANTITIDAPMIGTFYSRANPESEPFVKVGQRVTEDTIVCIVEAMKVFNEIPAECSGTVVEILVNDQQPVDFGKPMFRIDPNA; via the coding sequence ATGAGTAAAGGCGGAAAGCAAAGTTCCGATATTTTCGATATCGATCGGCTTCGCATGATCGTAGAGTTGATGGAAGAACACGAATTGTCGGAGGTCGATCTCCAACAAGGCGATGAGAAGATCAAACTAAATCGTGGCTCAGCCGCTCCGGTGTACATGCCGGCCGCAGCTGCACCGGCACCCGCAGCCGCATCGGCACCCGCGGCTGCCCCTGCCGCCGCGGCGCCTCCGGCAAGCGCGAACACGATCACCATCGACGCTCCGATGATCGGCACGTTTTATTCACGGGCCAATCCCGAATCCGAGCCGTTTGTCAAAGTCGGTCAACGCGTTACCGAAGACACAATCGTGTGTATTGTCGAGGCCATGAAGGTCTTCAACGAAATTCCCGCCGAATGCAGCGGAACCGTTGTCGAGATCCTGGTCAACGACCAACAACCGGTGGACTTCGGCAAGCCGATGTTTCGTATCGATCCGAACGCCTAA